The proteins below come from a single Pirellulales bacterium genomic window:
- a CDS encoding antibiotic biosynthesis monooxygenase: MITVGMNYHVLPGKQADFEQKFTAVLDALRGAQGHRSSTLWKDTSDDASYLITSEWSEEQAFLEFIHSQAFKEVTTWGKEQILSTRPQHKIYKH; the protein is encoded by the coding sequence ATGATTACCGTTGGAATGAACTATCATGTCCTGCCCGGCAAGCAGGCTGATTTCGAACAGAAGTTTACCGCTGTTCTCGATGCTTTACGGGGCGCCCAAGGACATCGCAGTTCGACGCTGTGGAAAGACACGAGTGATGATGCCTCGTATCTCATCACCAGCGAATGGTCAGAGGAGCAGGCGTTTCTTGAATTCATTCACAGCCAGGCGTTTAAGGAGGTAACGACTTGGGGCAAAGAGCAAATCCTCTCCACACGGCCGCAGCACAAGATTTATAAGCATTGA